A portion of the Litorimonas taeanensis genome contains these proteins:
- a CDS encoding MaoC family dehydratase, which translates to MAGKWFDELEVGQVFQHAIRRTLTETDNILFTSMTHNPAQLHLDADYCAKETEFGKPLINSLFTLGLIVGISVHETTMGTAVANLGMDDVKFPKPLFAGDTIHVETEIIALRESKSRPMQGIVTFEHRAYNQNNELVCSLRRKGLQHKKPENSR; encoded by the coding sequence ATGGCGGGCAAATGGTTTGATGAACTCGAAGTCGGGCAGGTTTTTCAACATGCTATTCGTCGAACCCTGACGGAAACAGACAATATTCTGTTTACATCTATGACTCATAACCCCGCTCAATTGCATCTTGATGCGGATTATTGTGCCAAGGAAACAGAGTTTGGAAAGCCTCTTATAAATAGTCTTTTCACCCTTGGCCTCATTGTTGGTATTTCCGTTCATGAAACGACAATGGGTACGGCCGTGGCCAATCTTGGGATGGATGATGTGAAATTCCCTAAGCCATTATTCGCTGGGGACACAATACATGTTGAGACAGAAATCATCGCCCTGCGCGAATCTAAGTCCCGCCCCATGCAAGGAATCGTGACATTTGAACACCGCGCTTATAATCAAAATAATGAACTTGTTTGCTCATTACGGCGCAAAGGTTTGCAACATAAAAAGCCAGAAAATTCGCGCTAG
- a CDS encoding isovaleryl-CoA dehydrogenase: MTTTYPTLGFDHSDEIKMLRQMVADFARDHIAPIAADVDSKNEFPRHLWPMMGELGLHGITVEEADGGSDLGYLAHTIAIEEVSRASASIGLSYGAHSNLCVNQLRRWGNAEQKAKFLPKLISGEHLGSLAMSEPSAGSDVVSMKLKAEKQQGGYLLNGNKMWITNAPTANVLIVYAKTDPSAGSKGVTAFLITPDMEGFSTAQKLDKLGMRGSDTCELVFEDCFVSDENVMGEVGQGIKILMSGLDYERVTLAGISVGIMQGCLDVVLPYIHERKQFGKSIGEFQLMQGKLADMYVTLSTARSYVYAVAAACDRGETTRKDAAGCILYAAEKSTQVASDAIQMMGGMGYMNETPTGRMWRDAKLMEIGAGTSEIRRWLIGRELFGETA, from the coding sequence ATGACCACAACCTACCCCACACTTGGCTTTGACCATTCTGATGAAATTAAAATGCTGCGCCAAATGGTAGCCGATTTTGCGCGCGATCACATTGCGCCCATCGCTGCAGACGTTGACAGTAAAAATGAATTCCCGCGTCACCTCTGGCCGATGATGGGCGAGCTGGGCTTACACGGCATTACCGTCGAAGAGGCCGATGGCGGCTCTGATTTGGGCTATCTGGCCCACACTATAGCGATCGAAGAAGTCAGCCGCGCTTCGGCCTCTATTGGTCTGTCTTACGGCGCGCATTCAAATCTCTGCGTCAACCAACTGCGCCGCTGGGGAAATGCTGAACAAAAAGCCAAGTTCCTGCCTAAATTAATTTCAGGTGAACATCTGGGCTCTCTCGCCATGTCCGAACCCTCGGCGGGGTCGGATGTTGTCTCGATGAAACTCAAAGCCGAAAAACAACAAGGCGGCTACCTCCTCAACGGTAATAAAATGTGGATCACCAATGCCCCGACAGCGAACGTCCTTATCGTTTACGCTAAGACTGACCCAAGCGCGGGCTCCAAAGGCGTAACGGCTTTCCTCATCACGCCCGATATGGAAGGGTTCTCAACCGCGCAGAAACTCGACAAGCTGGGCATGCGCGGTTCTGATACGTGTGAGCTTGTATTCGAAGACTGTTTCGTTTCAGACGAAAACGTCATGGGCGAAGTGGGTCAGGGCATTAAAATTTTGATGAGCGGCCTAGACTATGAACGCGTGACCCTCGCGGGGATTTCCGTCGGCATTATGCAAGGCTGTCTTGATGTGGTTCTTCCCTATATCCATGAGCGTAAGCAATTCGGTAAATCCATTGGCGAGTTCCAACTCATGCAAGGCAAGCTCGCCGATATGTATGTGACGCTCTCAACGGCGCGCTCTTATGTCTATGCTGTTGCCGCCGCTTGTGACCGCGGCGAAACAACCCGCAAGGACGCGGCAGGCTGTATTCTTTACGCCGCCGAAAAATCTACGCAGGTCGCCAGCGATGCCATACAAATGATGGGCGGCATGGGCTATATGAACGAAACACCCACAGGGCGAATGTGGCGTGATGCCAAGCTGATGGAAATCGGCGCAGGGACATCAGAAATTCGCCGCTGGCTTATTGGCCGCGAACTCTTTGGAGAGACAGCTTAA
- a CDS encoding acetyl-CoA carboxylase biotin carboxylase subunit: MNSIKKILIANRGEIACRVMKTARKMGIATVAVYSDADRKALHVRMADEAVHIGPSPANESYLVIDKIIAAATETGADAVHPGYGFLSENPEFVRACEKAGLNFIGPKAESMEAMGLKDAAKKLMDKAGVPTTPGYHGEDQSPKLLKAKASMIGYPVLIKAVAGGGGKGMRKVEAENDFEAALASCQREAKSSFGNDDVLIEKYIQSPRHIEVQVFGDTHGNVVHMFERDCSLQRRHQKVIEEAPAPGMTEDVRAAMTKAAIEAAQAVNYVGAGTVEFIVDGSGKLRTDGFWFMEMNTRLQVEHPVTEMITGLDLVEWQIRVAQGEALPDQDKITLKGHAVEARLYAEDPANDFLPSVGDLVLLNMPKANRVDTGVEQGGEVSIYYDPMIAKLIALADNRVQAISALEDMCRGTGVYPIKTNARFLANCLSHPSFVAGEVSTNFISQESETLFYENAISEDLESLSFAMAPSVESTDFAASDGWRLNQPFRTTFYRMLNGEEIALNFKPSSQTLKSHIKRRRVPKGDVVFIDGLTYLLENMAATSSGAIGGNTLTASMPGKIIAVNTKAGDAVKAGDPLIVMEAMKMEMTLEAPRDGIVAEVNFEMGALVSDGEILLTLEDEKETK; the protein is encoded by the coding sequence ATGAACAGTATCAAAAAAATCTTGATTGCTAATCGCGGGGAAATTGCCTGCCGCGTGATGAAGACGGCGCGTAAAATGGGCATTGCCACTGTCGCCGTTTATTCCGATGCTGACCGCAAAGCTCTGCATGTCCGCATGGCGGATGAAGCCGTGCATATCGGCCCCTCTCCCGCCAATGAAAGCTATTTAGTGATAGATAAAATCATTGCCGCCGCCACGGAGACAGGCGCAGACGCTGTCCATCCGGGTTATGGCTTTTTGTCTGAAAACCCCGAATTTGTGCGCGCCTGCGAAAAAGCGGGGCTTAATTTCATCGGCCCCAAAGCCGAATCTATGGAAGCCATGGGCCTGAAAGACGCAGCCAAAAAGTTAATGGACAAAGCAGGCGTACCAACGACGCCCGGCTATCACGGCGAAGACCAGAGCCCGAAACTGCTGAAAGCCAAAGCGAGTATGATTGGCTATCCCGTTTTAATTAAAGCCGTCGCAGGCGGCGGCGGGAAAGGCATGCGCAAGGTCGAAGCTGAGAACGATTTCGAAGCCGCCCTCGCCTCTTGTCAACGCGAAGCCAAGTCTAGCTTTGGCAATGACGATGTCCTAATTGAAAAATACATCCAAAGCCCGCGCCATATCGAAGTGCAAGTCTTTGGCGATACCCATGGTAATGTCGTCCATATGTTCGAGCGCGATTGCTCACTCCAGCGCCGCCACCAAAAAGTGATAGAAGAAGCCCCCGCCCCCGGCATGACCGAGGACGTACGCGCCGCTATGACCAAAGCCGCGATTGAGGCCGCTCAAGCCGTAAATTATGTCGGCGCAGGCACAGTGGAATTTATCGTCGACGGGTCAGGAAAACTCCGCACGGACGGATTCTGGTTCATGGAAATGAATACCCGTTTACAGGTTGAGCATCCTGTCACTGAAATGATTACGGGCCTCGATTTGGTCGAGTGGCAAATCCGCGTGGCGCAGGGTGAAGCCTTGCCAGATCAAGACAAAATCACATTAAAAGGTCATGCCGTCGAAGCCAGACTTTATGCCGAAGACCCAGCCAATGATTTCTTGCCGAGTGTCGGAGATTTAGTTCTTTTGAACATGCCTAAGGCTAACCGCGTTGACACTGGAGTTGAACAAGGCGGTGAGGTTTCCATTTATTACGACCCGATGATTGCCAAACTTATAGCGCTTGCAGACAACCGTGTTCAGGCAATTTCTGCGTTAGAAGATATGTGTCGAGGTACAGGCGTTTACCCCATTAAGACCAACGCCCGCTTTCTCGCGAACTGTCTGTCACATCCGAGCTTTGTGGCAGGTGAGGTCTCGACAAATTTCATTTCCCAAGAGTCTGAAACATTGTTTTATGAAAACGCCATAAGTGAAGACCTTGAGAGCCTCTCCTTTGCCATGGCCCCATCTGTTGAAAGCACAGACTTTGCCGCAAGTGATGGCTGGCGTCTCAACCAACCTTTCCGTACGACCTTTTATCGTATGCTGAACGGGGAAGAAATTGCCTTAAATTTCAAGCCTAGCTCTCAAACGCTGAAAAGCCACATCAAACGCCGCCGCGTTCCTAAAGGGGACGTCGTCTTCATCGATGGGCTCACTTACCTGCTAGAAAACATGGCGGCGACCTCTAGCGGCGCTATAGGCGGCAATACGCTTACGGCCTCCATGCCCGGGAAAATTATCGCTGTTAACACCAAAGCGGGCGACGCCGTTAAAGCGGGCGATCCGCTTATCGTTATGGAAGCGATGAAAATGGAAATGACATTAGAGGCCCCGCGAGACGGTATCGTCGCCGAAGTGAATTTCGAAATGGGGGCCCTTGTCAGTGACGGCGAAATTTTGCTGACCCTCGAAGATGAAAAAGAGACAAAGTAA
- a CDS encoding carboxyl transferase domain-containing protein, giving the protein MIKSKINTDSEAFRANREAMEALIADLQEKVGKIAEGGSERARKKHIDRGKLLPRERVERLLDPGTPFLELSQMAAYGMYNDEVPSAGLITGIGRVSGREVMIICNDATVKGGTYFPITCQKQARAQEIAQKNKLPCIYLVDSGGGNLPNQAEIFPGKDDFGRCFFNQANMSAEGIAQIAVVMGSCTAGGAYVPSMADESIIVADQGTIFLAGPPLVKAATGEDIDAESLGGGALHARTSGVVDHLAANDAHALQMARDSVATLGKANYAYVPDETHTPPAYDIDELNGIVPTDLRQPYDCREIIARITDGSKFHEFKKEYGETLVCGFAEIHGYKVGILGNNGVLFSESAVKGAHFVELCCQRKIPLIFLQNITGFMVGSKAEAGGIAKHGAKMVHAVACAKVPKFTIIVGGSYGAGNYGMCGRAYDPNLLFMWPNARISIMGGEQAADVLATVNRDAKNWSDEEREAFKAPIREMFEREGHPYFASARIWDDGIIAPSDTRRVLGLGLAMAANAPLEETRFGVFRM; this is encoded by the coding sequence ATGATTAAATCTAAAATCAACACCGATAGCGAAGCCTTCCGCGCCAATCGCGAAGCGATGGAAGCTCTGATTGCCGACCTGCAAGAAAAGGTTGGAAAAATTGCCGAAGGCGGATCTGAACGCGCGCGGAAAAAACACATAGACAGAGGCAAATTACTCCCAAGGGAGCGCGTGGAACGCTTGCTTGATCCAGGCACGCCATTCCTAGAGCTTTCCCAAATGGCAGCTTATGGCATGTATAATGACGAAGTGCCGAGCGCAGGACTGATTACAGGAATTGGGCGCGTCTCTGGCCGCGAGGTCATGATCATTTGCAATGACGCAACGGTGAAGGGCGGCACATATTTCCCCATTACGTGTCAAAAACAAGCCCGGGCACAAGAGATAGCGCAAAAGAACAAATTGCCCTGTATTTATCTCGTGGATAGCGGCGGGGGAAACCTCCCTAATCAAGCGGAAATTTTTCCCGGGAAAGATGATTTTGGACGGTGCTTTTTCAACCAAGCCAATATGAGCGCCGAAGGCATTGCGCAAATTGCTGTTGTTATGGGGAGCTGTACAGCCGGCGGAGCTTATGTACCGTCAATGGCGGATGAGAGCATTATCGTCGCTGACCAAGGCACGATTTTCCTCGCAGGCCCGCCCCTCGTAAAAGCAGCAACAGGCGAGGATATTGATGCAGAGAGCCTCGGCGGCGGCGCGCTTCACGCCCGCACATCAGGCGTGGTAGATCACCTCGCCGCGAATGATGCGCATGCGCTACAAATGGCACGAGATAGCGTCGCGACTTTAGGAAAAGCGAATTATGCTTATGTCCCCGACGAAACACATACACCTCCGGCTTATGACATTGATGAATTAAACGGGATTGTGCCTACGGACTTGCGCCAGCCCTATGATTGCCGCGAGATTATCGCGCGCATTACAGACGGGTCAAAGTTCCACGAGTTCAAGAAAGAATATGGCGAAACGCTTGTCTGCGGCTTTGCAGAAATTCATGGCTATAAAGTGGGTATACTCGGAAACAATGGCGTGCTGTTTAGCGAGTCCGCCGTCAAAGGCGCACATTTCGTCGAGCTATGTTGCCAACGTAAAATCCCACTCATATTCCTTCAGAACATTACGGGTTTCATGGTCGGTTCGAAAGCTGAAGCGGGCGGCATCGCCAAACATGGCGCGAAAATGGTCCATGCTGTGGCCTGTGCCAAAGTGCCGAAATTCACGATTATTGTTGGCGGCTCTTATGGGGCAGGCAATTATGGTATGTGCGGACGCGCCTATGATCCGAACCTTCTTTTCATGTGGCCTAATGCCCGTATCTCTATCATGGGCGGCGAACAGGCCGCGGATGTTTTGGCCACAGTGAACCGCGATGCTAAAAACTGGAGCGACGAAGAACGCGAGGCCTTTAAAGCGCCCATTCGTGAAATGTTTGAGCGCGAAGGACACCCTTATTTTGCCAGCGCCCGAATCTGGGATGACGGCATCATCGCCCCCAGCGATACGCGCCGCGTTTTGGGGCTTGGGCTCGCTATGGCGGCCAATGCGCCGTTAGAGGAGACACGCTTTGGCGTGTTCCGTATGTAA
- a CDS encoding TetR/AcrR family transcriptional regulator: protein MNIKADIKEPFDRERQYAAKRRAVILAAGSAFRRKGYHNTSMVEIAKTLGLTKAALYYYVKNKEEILFESHIMAYDSMDDILSRPVEAGVSGLTHLELIYREFVNLLTQSGVSLLTDVASLSGERQAQILARREHIEKRVTHYVVIGQDDGSIKKGDPKLQVFFFMGALNWLNAWYDSEGRLKGIDIANHFVEQMKRGIEERK, encoded by the coding sequence GTGAATATAAAGGCCGACATAAAAGAACCGTTTGACCGTGAGCGGCAATATGCTGCAAAGCGCCGCGCTGTTATTCTGGCTGCAGGGAGTGCTTTTCGTAGAAAGGGCTACCACAACACCTCAATGGTTGAGATTGCGAAGACTTTGGGCCTCACCAAGGCCGCCCTTTATTATTACGTAAAAAACAAAGAAGAGATTTTGTTTGAATCTCATATCATGGCTTATGATTCTATGGATGATATTCTCAGTCGTCCTGTCGAGGCTGGCGTGAGCGGCCTTACACATTTAGAATTAATCTATCGAGAGTTTGTGAACCTTCTCACCCAATCTGGCGTATCGCTTTTGACCGATGTCGCCAGCTTATCAGGTGAGCGACAAGCGCAAATCCTCGCACGACGAGAACATATCGAAAAGCGAGTGACGCATTATGTTGTCATAGGGCAAGACGATGGCTCGATAAAAAAAGGTGATCCCAAATTGCAGGTTTTCTTCTTTATGGGGGCCTTGAACTGGTTGAACGCATGGTATGACAGTGAAGGGCGATTAAAGGGTATCGATATTGCCAATCATTTTGTTGAGCAAATGAAACGGGGAATTGAGGAACGAAAATGA
- a CDS encoding CoA transferase subunit A: MKKVFKTADEALSGLCVDGMTVMSGGFGLCGIPENLIAALRDSGAQDLTVISNNAGVDGFGLGQLLETKQIKKMVSSYVGENKEFERQYLGGELELEFNPQGTLAERIRAGGAGIPGFYTKTGVGTLIAEGKEHKDFDGATYIMETGLKADVSIIKAWKGDAEGNLIYKATARNFSPMMAMAGKITVAEVDEIVPVGSIDPNFIHTPGVFVQRIIEAQCEKRIEQRTVREA; this comes from the coding sequence ATGAAAAAGGTTTTTAAGACAGCCGATGAGGCTTTATCGGGGCTCTGTGTCGATGGCATGACGGTGATGAGCGGAGGATTTGGACTTTGCGGTATTCCAGAAAACCTTATTGCCGCTTTGCGTGATAGCGGTGCGCAGGATTTGACGGTTATATCAAATAATGCGGGTGTTGACGGATTTGGTCTGGGGCAATTGCTTGAGACAAAACAAATCAAAAAGATGGTTAGCTCTTATGTTGGAGAGAACAAAGAGTTTGAACGTCAATATCTGGGCGGTGAGCTTGAGCTGGAATTTAATCCACAAGGTACCTTGGCTGAACGTATCCGTGCGGGCGGGGCAGGTATCCCGGGCTTTTATACAAAGACCGGCGTGGGGACGCTGATTGCCGAAGGCAAAGAGCATAAAGATTTTGATGGAGCGACTTATATTATGGAGACAGGCCTTAAGGCAGATGTTTCTATCATCAAAGCGTGGAAAGGCGACGCAGAAGGCAATCTCATTTATAAAGCCACGGCACGCAACTTTTCGCCCATGATGGCAATGGCGGGAAAGATAACAGTAGCCGAAGTAGATGAAATCGTGCCGGTTGGTTCTATTGATCCCAACTTCATTCATACACCGGGCGTGTTTGTGCAGCGCATAATCGAAGCGCAATGCGAAAAGCGTATTGAACAGCGCACTGTACGGGAGGCATAA
- a CDS encoding CoA transferase subunit B, producing the protein MADLKTGWTRDQMAARAAQELEDGFYVNLGIGIPTLVANHIPDGVNVTLQSENGMLGMGPFPTEEEIDADLINAGKQTITTLPKSSFFDSATSFAMIRGGHIDLSILGAMEISEEGDIANWMIPGKMVKGMGGAMDLVAGVKKCIALFDHTNKRGESKFIKTCSLPLTGQKCIHMVITDLGVFDRAEGQTRFRLRELAPHVTLEEIKAKTEAEVIWE; encoded by the coding sequence ATGGCGGATTTGAAAACAGGTTGGACGAGAGACCAAATGGCAGCGCGGGCTGCACAGGAGCTTGAAGATGGATTTTATGTTAATCTGGGGATTGGCATTCCGACATTAGTTGCGAACCATATTCCTGACGGCGTCAATGTGACGTTGCAATCAGAAAACGGCATGTTGGGCATGGGGCCATTCCCCACCGAAGAAGAGATTGATGCAGATCTTATAAATGCCGGCAAGCAAACTATTACCACCCTTCCGAAATCCAGTTTCTTTGACAGCGCCACAAGTTTTGCAATGATACGGGGCGGTCATATTGACCTCTCTATTTTAGGAGCGATGGAAATTTCAGAAGAGGGCGATATCGCCAATTGGATGATCCCCGGGAAAATGGTCAAGGGCATGGGCGGAGCTATGGACCTTGTGGCCGGAGTTAAGAAATGTATTGCTCTGTTTGACCACACGAATAAGCGCGGAGAGAGTAAATTCATTAAAACATGCTCTCTCCCTTTAACCGGTCAAAAATGTATCCATATGGTTATTACAGATTTGGGCGTATTTGATCGCGCCGAAGGGCAAACACGCTTCCGACTTCGCGAGCTAGCGCCCCACGTAACGCTTGAAGAGATTAAGGCGAAAACCGAAGCTGAGGTCATCTGGGAATAA
- a CDS encoding thiolase family protein, translated as MSNSKNDPVVIVGMARTPMGAFQGAFSSVSAPELGAAAIKAAMTESGVKAEAVEQTLMGCVLPAGQGQAPARQAAIKAGLGEHAEATTVNKMCGSGMQAAIMAHDAIKAGSINVAVAGGMESMTNAPYLLPKARGGMRMGDQQVVDSMMYDGLTDAYQGNAMGVFADMIASEYQFTREQQDAYAIESVNRAQTAAKAGKFDREIVPVTVKNRKGDIVVKEDEGPNNARPEKIPSLRPVFNKEGTVTAANASSINDGAAALVLMRKSQAEKGGHKVLAEIVSHAAHAHAPAYFTTAPVHAMKKALAKADWKAEDVDLWEINEAFAVVPMIAMQELGLDHAKVNVNGGGCVLGHPIGASGARIMATLIAEMEKRDAKTGVASLCIGGGEATAVCLQRS; from the coding sequence ATGTCAAATTCTAAAAATGATCCGGTTGTAATTGTTGGGATGGCGCGAACGCCTATGGGTGCGTTCCAAGGCGCGTTTTCATCTGTTTCTGCGCCTGAACTTGGCGCTGCGGCTATCAAAGCGGCAATGACGGAATCTGGCGTAAAGGCCGAGGCAGTCGAACAAACTCTTATGGGCTGCGTTCTACCTGCTGGACAGGGCCAAGCGCCAGCCCGTCAGGCCGCGATTAAGGCTGGATTAGGTGAACATGCAGAGGCAACAACTGTCAATAAAATGTGTGGTTCAGGTATGCAGGCTGCAATTATGGCTCATGACGCTATCAAAGCGGGTTCTATAAATGTAGCGGTTGCGGGCGGCATGGAAAGCATGACCAATGCGCCTTATCTTTTGCCAAAAGCGCGCGGCGGCATGCGTATGGGCGACCAGCAAGTCGTGGACAGCATGATGTATGATGGCCTAACGGATGCTTATCAAGGGAACGCCATGGGCGTTTTCGCAGATATGATTGCCAGTGAATATCAATTCACCCGCGAGCAGCAAGATGCCTATGCTATTGAATCCGTGAACCGCGCACAAACCGCGGCGAAGGCAGGAAAATTTGATAGAGAAATCGTGCCTGTGACTGTAAAAAACAGAAAAGGCGATATTGTCGTGAAAGAGGATGAGGGCCCGAATAATGCGCGTCCTGAAAAAATTCCAAGTCTACGACCTGTCTTCAATAAAGAAGGCACAGTGACCGCCGCCAATGCGAGTTCAATTAATGACGGCGCGGCTGCGCTGGTCTTAATGCGCAAATCACAGGCTGAAAAAGGCGGGCATAAGGTCTTGGCCGAAATCGTTTCTCATGCTGCCCATGCGCATGCACCCGCATATTTCACAACGGCTCCTGTTCATGCCATGAAAAAGGCCTTGGCTAAGGCGGATTGGAAAGCCGAAGACGTAGACCTTTGGGAAATCAATGAAGCCTTTGCTGTGGTCCCTATGATTGCGATGCAAGAATTGGGGTTAGACCACGCCAAGGTCAATGTGAATGGCGGCGGCTGTGTGTTAGGGCATCCTATTGGGGCGTCTGGCGCACGTATAATGGCCACCTTGATTGCTGAAATGGAAAAGCGCGATGCGAAAACTGGTGTGGCTTCTCTGTGTATTGGCGGCGGTGAAGCTACGGCTGTTTGTCTACAGCGTAGCTAG
- a CDS encoding HpcH/HpaI aldolase/citrate lyase family protein gives MALRSQLFVPGNRPDRFEKACQTEADLICIDLEDAVGPGDKESARAETLAWLAATPHKHVALRINPVDTDFGQADIKALADSGLSLPFVMIPKLGSAEDVAVLDSALPKALGVFFAIIESAKGVVNCGEIFRHPRVKMAIYGAIDYAGDVGCDRSWETHLFARSKLVAHAAVNDVILFDTPHTDIKNLEDCEATTRKAKALGIFARSAIHPMQIGAIHNALRPSEEELSYANRVMDAFEAADGNVVVLDGKMIEEPIVKSARRILAFKG, from the coding sequence ATGGCGCTTCGCTCTCAGCTTTTTGTTCCCGGTAACCGTCCTGACAGATTTGAAAAAGCGTGTCAGACAGAGGCGGATTTAATTTGCATCGATTTAGAAGATGCGGTTGGGCCAGGAGATAAAGAGAGCGCTCGCGCGGAAACTTTGGCGTGGCTCGCGGCCACGCCTCATAAACATGTCGCCTTGCGCATTAATCCCGTCGATACAGATTTTGGTCAGGCCGATATAAAAGCCTTAGCTGATAGCGGATTGTCCCTGCCTTTTGTGATGATACCCAAACTTGGGTCTGCCGAAGATGTGGCCGTATTAGACTCTGCCCTGCCAAAGGCGCTGGGTGTTTTCTTTGCTATCATTGAATCCGCAAAAGGCGTGGTGAATTGCGGCGAAATTTTTAGGCACCCGCGGGTGAAAATGGCAATTTATGGGGCCATAGATTATGCAGGGGATGTGGGCTGTGATAGGTCTTGGGAGACCCATCTTTTTGCCCGTTCGAAACTGGTGGCCCATGCGGCCGTCAATGATGTCATTTTATTTGATACGCCGCATACGGATATAAAAAATCTAGAAGATTGCGAGGCCACGACACGGAAGGCCAAGGCTTTGGGGATTTTCGCGAGAAGCGCGATACATCCTATGCAAATCGGCGCTATTCATAATGCGCTGCGTCCATCCGAAGAAGAGTTGAGTTATGCCAATCGAGTTATGGACGCTTTCGAGGCTGCCGACGGCAATGTGGTCGTGCTTGATGGTAAAATGATTGAAGAGCCAATTGTGAAGTCGGCACGACGAATTTTGGCCTTTAAAGGCTAG
- a CDS encoding MarR family winged helix-turn-helix transcriptional regulator, which produces MDIVAPPHIELSTFWPYQVAVLADQISRHTLSVAKTKAGLNLSQWRVLAAVAEKSGRSAAEVTAITPMDKTIVSRAVSSLITLEMIVKTADTEDKRRSRLDTTDKGQSVYTDIAGHLNRTMIELFDTGPMPEKFIQTLERYSAQMTELIPNGG; this is translated from the coding sequence ATGGATATTGTTGCGCCCCCTCACATCGAGCTTTCAACCTTCTGGCCATATCAGGTCGCTGTACTCGCCGACCAAATTAGCCGCCACACACTTAGCGTCGCCAAAACCAAAGCCGGGTTAAACCTAAGCCAATGGCGTGTCTTAGCCGCCGTGGCTGAGAAATCGGGACGCAGCGCCGCCGAAGTCACCGCCATTACGCCAATGGATAAAACAATTGTCAGCCGCGCCGTTAGCTCGCTCATTACTTTGGAAATGATTGTCAAAACGGCGGACACAGAGGATAAACGACGATCTCGTCTGGATACCACAGATAAAGGGCAAAGCGTTTACACCGACATAGCCGGGCATTTGAATAGAACGATGATAGAACTGTTTGACACTGGCCCCATGCCCGAAAAATTCATCCAGACCCTAGAACGATATTCCGCTCAGATGACAGAATTAATCCCTAATGGGGGATAA
- the hppD gene encoding 4-hydroxyphenylpyruvate dioxygenase, with protein MADLFENPAGLDGFEFIEFSAPEKGMLEPIFETMGFTKVARHRSKDVELWRQGGINLITNYEINSPAFFFAREHGPSACGMGFRVKDARKAYDHLIEQGAEPVKMKTGPMELCIPGIRGIGNSIIYLIDRYDSGKDELSIYDIDFEYIDGVGRHPEGCGFKLIDHLTHNVYGGRMKYWADYYEKLFNFQEIRYFDIKGEYTGLTSKALTAPDGKIRIPLNEEGKSGGGQIEEFLREFNGEGIQHIALICDDLVACWDKLKAKGVPFMTAPPETYYKMLSERLPGHGRDEAALKTRGILLDGTTENDSPRLLLQIFAEPQIGPVFFEFIQRVGDYKDGFGEGNFKALFESIERDQVERGVLEAAH; from the coding sequence ATGGCCGACCTATTTGAAAACCCCGCAGGATTAGATGGTTTTGAATTCATCGAGTTTTCTGCCCCTGAAAAGGGTATGTTAGAACCAATTTTTGAAACTATGGGATTTACGAAAGTTGCCCGTCATCGTTCTAAAGATGTCGAATTATGGCGTCAGGGCGGCATTAATTTAATTACGAATTACGAAATCAATAGCCCCGCTTTTTTCTTTGCTCGTGAACATGGGCCAAGCGCTTGTGGTATGGGTTTCCGCGTTAAAGACGCGCGAAAAGCCTATGACCATTTAATTGAGCAAGGCGCTGAGCCTGTGAAAATGAAGACAGGCCCAATGGAACTTTGTATCCCCGGTATTCGCGGCATTGGTAATTCAATCATCTATCTGATTGACCGCTATGATAGCGGTAAGGATGAACTCTCTATTTATGATATTGATTTTGAATATATTGACGGTGTTGGTCGTCATCCCGAAGGCTGCGGTTTTAAACTTATCGATCATTTGACGCATAATGTTTATGGCGGCCGTATGAAATATTGGGCCGATTATTATGAGAAGCTCTTTAACTTCCAAGAAATCCGCTATTTCGATATTAAAGGGGAATATACAGGCCTGACGTCAAAAGCGCTTACGGCGCCAGATGGCAAAATTCGTATTCCGCTGAACGAAGAAGGTAAAAGCGGCGGCGGCCAAATCGAAGAATTCCTCCGTGAATTTAACGGGGAAGGGATTCAGCATATTGCTCTGATATGTGATGACCTTGTGGCATGTTGGGACAAATTAAAAGCCAAGGGCGTGCCCTTTATGACAGCGCCTCCAGAAACATATTACAAAATGCTTTCTGAGCGTTTGCCTGGACATGGCCGAGATGAAGCGGCCTTAAAAACACGCGGTATCTTGCTGGACGGCACGACTGAAAATGATAGTCCAAGGCTTCTATTGCAAATTTTTGCAGAGCCCCAGATTGGCCCTGTCTTCTTTGAATTTATTCAACGTGTCGGGGATTATAAAGACGGTTTTGGTGAAGGTAATTTCAAAGCTTTATTTGAATCTATCGAGCGTGATCAAGTAGAACGAGGCGTCTTAGAGGCGGCTCACTAA